One Cuculus canorus isolate bCucCan1 chromosome 1, bCucCan1.pri, whole genome shotgun sequence DNA segment encodes these proteins:
- the RASSF3 gene encoding ras association domain-containing protein 3 isoform X4, which translates to MDCLAPHDTLDPSYNNNQDVQKENEPHVYLSKEEVKEKIQSYNSSVTDKLKMTLNANGIYTGFIKVHLELCRPITVQSSQSQGRCAHSNNETAFYLPDGCVNTLHISSTNTVREVIEALLKKFFVADNPAKFALYKRCHKEDQVYTCKLSDREHPLYLRLVAGPRTEMLSFVLREHETGEVMWEAFSIPELRNFLRILDKEENEQLQILKNRYAAYRDKLEEALGGVWKPG; encoded by the exons GATGTTCAGAAGGAGAACGAACCTCACGTTTATCTCAGTAAAGAAGAAGTTAAAGAGAAGATACAAAGCTATAATTCATCTGTCACTGATAAATTAAAGATGACCTTG AACGCAAATGGGATTTACACTGGCTTCATCAAAGTTCATTTAGAACTATGCAGACCGATCACTGTGCAGTCTTCCCAGAGCCAGGGGAGGTGCGCTCACAGCAATAACGAAACTGCATTTTACTTGCCGGATGGCTGCGTGAATACCCTTCACATCAGCAGCACCAACACTGTTCGTGAAGTTATTGAGGCCTTGCTCAAAAAGTTTTTCGTGGCTGATAACCCTGCAAAGTTTGCACTTTATAAACGCTGTCACAAGGAAGACCAAG ttTATACATGCAAGCTGTCAGACCGAGAACATCCCCTCTACCTGCGTTTGGTGGCGGGCCCCAGAACAGAAATGCTCAGTTTCGTTCTGCGCGAGCATGAAACTGGAGAAGTCATG tggGAAGCTTTCAGCATTCCTGAACTGCGAAACTTCTTGCGTATACTggacaaagaggaaaatgagcaaCTGCAAATCTTAAAGAACCGTTACGCAGCTTACAGAGACAAACTTGAAGAAGCCCTTGGTGGGGTGTGGAAACCTGGTTAA